A region from the Drosophila ananassae strain 14024-0371.13 chromosome 2L, ASM1763931v2, whole genome shotgun sequence genome encodes:
- the LOC6505745 gene encoding cytochrome b-c1 complex subunit 6, mitochondrial isoform X2, whose amino-acid sequence MASWKNWLPVVKAEDEEDLVDPQATLREKCQTKGHIESLYNKYQECNDRVNGRSRTSETCMEELFDYVAELDHCVAHSLFNKLK is encoded by the exons ATGGCCTCTTGGAAAAACTGGTTGCCTGTGGTGAAAGCTGAAGATGAAGAAGACTTGGTGGATCCACAAGCAACACTTAGG GAAAAATGCCAAACCAAGGGTCATATCGAGTCTTTGTACAACAAGTACCAGGAATGCAATGATCGCGTAAATGGACGATCTAGGACATCTGAAACCTGCATGGAAGAATTATTTGACTATGTCGCCGAATTGGATCATTGCGTTGCTCATAGTCTTTTCAACAAATTGAAGTGA
- the LOC6505745 gene encoding cytochrome b-c1 complex subunit 6, mitochondrial isoform X1, giving the protein MHAAKMASWKNWLPVVKAEDEEDLVDPQATLREKCQTKGHIESLYNKYQECNDRVNGRSRTSETCMEELFDYVAELDHCVAHSLFNKLK; this is encoded by the exons ATGCACG CTGCAAAAATGGCCTCTTGGAAAAACTGGTTGCCTGTGGTGAAAGCTGAAGATGAAGAAGACTTGGTGGATCCACAAGCAACACTTAGG GAAAAATGCCAAACCAAGGGTCATATCGAGTCTTTGTACAACAAGTACCAGGAATGCAATGATCGCGTAAATGGACGATCTAGGACATCTGAAACCTGCATGGAAGAATTATTTGACTATGTCGCCGAATTGGATCATTGCGTTGCTCATAGTCTTTTCAACAAATTGAAGTGA
- the LOC6505769 gene encoding histone-lysine N-methyltransferase SETD1 isoform X2, with product MHRNFKLLADPQLVKCGAKLYRYDGVVPGDPTYPTITPRDPRNPLIRIRARPVDPLLLLIPRFVIDSDYVGQPPAIEVTVVNLNDNIDKQFLSSMLDKCGTFDEIQIYHHPVTNKHLGIARIVFESTKGARQFVEKYNEKSVMGKYVFKQYTLGRSLYD from the exons ATGCACCGTAACTTTAAACTTTTAGCAGACCCACAATTGGTAAAATGCGGTGCTAAGCTGTATCGTTACGATGGGGTTGTACCAGGAGATCCGACTTATCCAACAATAACGCCAAGGGACCCCCGAAATCCTCTTATACGTATTCGTGCGAGACCAGTTGATCCACTTCTGCTTCTTATACCTAG ATTTGTGATCGACTCCGACTACGTTGGTCAACCACCGGCTATTGAAGTTACTGTTGTCAACCTAAATGACAATATCGACAAGCAGTTTCTGTCCAGCATGTTGGACAAATGTGGGACATTCGATGAAATCCAAATTTATCATCATCCAGTTACAAACAAACATTTGGGCATTGCCCGGATTGTTTTTGAAAGCACAAAAGGAGCGAGACAATTTGTTGAAAAATACAACGAAAAATCAGTAATGGGAAAG